The following are encoded together in the Oceanobacillus zhaokaii genome:
- the dnaG gene encoding DNA primase, translating to MANQIPEEVIEEVRKSNDIVEVTGEYVQLKKQGRNYVGLCPFHGEKTPSFSVTQEKQIFHCFGCGKGGNVITFLMEIENYSFQETIKVLANRSGVALPETGIRQEPTVSNDNQSVLSAYEWLTKLYHHLLRYAKDGKEGYQYFKDRGISDEAIDIFQLGYAPNLKEFTAEFLNKKGFNQAILVKAGLLSLQDDNSVTDRFRGRVMFPIRNNLGKTIGFGGRTISGGDPKYLNSAESELFQKSKLLYNFDLAKKHIRKENEVILFEGYMDVISAYQADIKNVIATLGTSLTEGQAKLLKRYVDTVIICYDGDKAGLEATYKAANLLRKVGCQIKVANLKDNMDPDNFIKMHGGEAFNNEVIQASDTYISFYMRYLMKDYNLSLEGDRITYIEAVVKELAMVESSVEREYYLQQLSKEYNISVETLASELQGHRQKVGAHQDKSDKNRYTNKAINYRHNKKMLPAYHNAERKLLSYMFQDAFITEKVRDEIGAGFNVDAHKIIATHLYAFYETGHSPDVSVFIENLTEQELKQLVTEIAMAPIEEEISDKEINDYIRIIHSQNNDVVSIQLLKEQQKLAEQQKDPLKAAQIAMQIIEIRKQLKHTN from the coding sequence ATGGCGAATCAAATACCTGAGGAAGTAATTGAAGAAGTACGTAAGTCAAATGATATTGTTGAAGTTACTGGTGAGTATGTTCAATTAAAGAAACAAGGTAGAAATTACGTTGGACTATGTCCATTCCATGGAGAAAAAACGCCATCATTTTCTGTTACACAGGAGAAACAAATTTTCCACTGCTTCGGTTGTGGAAAAGGTGGAAATGTTATAACTTTTCTTATGGAAATAGAGAACTATTCATTTCAGGAAACAATTAAGGTTTTAGCGAATAGAAGTGGTGTTGCGCTTCCTGAAACTGGAATACGCCAAGAACCTACTGTTTCTAATGATAATCAGAGTGTTCTATCTGCATATGAATGGCTTACCAAACTTTATCACCATTTATTACGGTATGCAAAAGATGGAAAGGAAGGTTACCAATATTTTAAGGATAGAGGTATAAGTGACGAAGCGATAGATATATTTCAATTAGGCTATGCACCTAATTTGAAGGAATTTACTGCTGAATTTCTTAATAAGAAAGGGTTCAACCAAGCAATTCTTGTTAAAGCAGGTTTACTTTCTTTACAAGATGACAATAGTGTAACTGACCGATTTAGAGGAAGGGTCATGTTTCCTATCCGTAATAATCTTGGGAAAACGATTGGTTTTGGTGGAAGAACCATTTCTGGTGGCGATCCCAAATACTTGAATAGTGCGGAAAGTGAGCTGTTTCAAAAAAGCAAATTACTTTATAATTTTGATTTAGCTAAGAAACACATCCGTAAAGAAAATGAAGTTATCCTTTTTGAAGGATACATGGATGTAATTTCCGCGTATCAAGCAGATATTAAAAATGTCATTGCAACACTTGGTACCTCATTAACTGAAGGCCAGGCTAAGTTATTAAAACGTTATGTCGATACCGTAATTATTTGTTATGATGGCGACAAAGCTGGACTTGAGGCAACCTACAAAGCAGCTAACCTTTTACGTAAAGTTGGTTGTCAGATAAAAGTTGCAAATTTAAAAGATAATATGGATCCCGATAATTTCATTAAGATGCATGGTGGAGAGGCATTTAATAATGAAGTAATACAGGCAAGTGACACGTATATCAGTTTTTATATGCGATATTTAATGAAAGATTATAATCTAAGTCTTGAAGGAGACCGCATAACCTATATTGAAGCGGTTGTTAAAGAACTCGCAATGGTTGAGAGCTCGGTGGAAAGGGAATATTATTTACAACAGCTTAGTAAAGAATATAACATTTCTGTTGAAACGCTTGCAAGTGAGCTGCAAGGACATAGGCAAAAAGTAGGCGCGCATCAGGATAAGAGTGACAAGAACAGATATACTAATAAAGCAATAAATTATCGTCATAATAAAAAAATGCTTCCAGCGTATCATAATGCAGAAAGAAAATTATTATCTTATATGTTTCAAGACGCATTTATTACAGAAAAAGTGCGAGATGAAATAGGTGCAGGGTTTAATGTTGATGCACACAAAATAATTGCTACACATTTATATGCCTTTTATGAAACTGGACACTCACCAGACGTTAGTGTATTCATTGAAAATCTAACGGAACAGGAATTAAAGCAGCTTGTAACAGAGATTGCGATGGCTCCTATTGAGGAAGAAATAAGCGATAAAGAAATCAATGATTATATTCGAATTATCCATTCACAAAACAATGATGTCGTTAGTATTCAGTTGCTTAAAGAGCAACAGAAACTAGCTGAACAGCAGAAAGATCCACTGAAAGCAGCGCAAATTGCAATGCAAATTATTGAAATACGCAAACAGCTAAAGCACACAAATTAA
- a CDS encoding pyruvate, water dikinase regulatory protein, with amino-acid sequence MSSNPIVYVISDSVGETAELVIKAGLSQFNGQEYKINRFPYVDDQATIDEALQLANDNNGIIGFTLVDPKLRQYLNDKAKQFGIEAIDIMGPMINSMERVFKVSPRLEAGLVHKLDEDYFKRIEAIEFAVKYDDGKDPRGIARADIILIGVSRTSKTPLSQYLANNSIKVANVPIVPEVNPPEELFEVDPSKCFGLKIKPEQLNEIRKERLKVLGLGGQATYANLERINHEIDYFDKIVDRIGCRVIDVSNKAVEETANSILHLIKNER; translated from the coding sequence ATGAGTTCAAATCCTATTGTCTATGTGATTTCCGATTCTGTGGGAGAAACTGCTGAGTTAGTAATCAAAGCAGGTTTAAGTCAATTTAATGGTCAAGAATATAAAATAAATCGGTTTCCATATGTAGATGATCAAGCTACAATTGATGAAGCTTTACAACTAGCAAATGACAACAATGGAATCATTGGTTTTACACTAGTTGATCCTAAGCTTCGTCAATATTTAAATGATAAAGCAAAACAATTTGGAATTGAAGCAATTGATATTATGGGACCAATGATTAATTCAATGGAACGAGTCTTCAAGGTGAGTCCCAGACTTGAAGCAGGGCTTGTCCATAAATTAGATGAAGACTATTTTAAAAGAATTGAAGCGATTGAATTTGCGGTGAAATACGATGACGGCAAAGATCCGCGAGGTATAGCACGTGCTGATATTATTTTGATAGGTGTTTCAAGAACATCAAAAACGCCACTATCTCAGTACTTAGCGAATAATAGTATTAAAGTTGCAAATGTCCCTATTGTTCCTGAGGTTAACCCGCCTGAAGAGTTATTTGAAGTGGACCCATCTAAATGCTTTGGTTTAAAGATCAAGCCGGAACAATTAAATGAAATTCGAAAGGAACGCTTGAAGGTACTCGGGCTTGGTGGGCAAGCAACCTACGCAAATTTAGAACGAATCAATCATGAAATTGATTATTTCGATAAAATTGTGGATAGAATAGGTTGTAGAGTAATTGACGTATCGAATAAAGCAGTAGAAGAAACAGCGAATAGTATTTTACATTTAATTAAGAATGAAAGATAA
- a CDS encoding helix-turn-helix transcriptional regulator: protein MELSNRQEKIVEIVKGNGPITGEQIAERLNLTRATLRPDLAILTMSGFLDARPRVGYFYTGKTGFELITEKVKKYKVHEFQQIPIIVKESTSVYDAISTMFLEDVGTLFVVNENSCLTGILSRKDLLRASIGQKDLNAIAVHIIMTRMPNITVCRKDDLLLDVANKLINKQIDGLPVVKDTENGLVVIGRVTKTTITRAFVELTNEKSI from the coding sequence GTGGAATTATCAAACAGACAGGAAAAGATTGTAGAAATAGTAAAAGGAAATGGACCAATAACCGGGGAACAAATTGCAGAACGATTAAATCTGACAAGGGCAACATTGCGGCCGGATTTAGCAATACTAACGATGTCGGGATTTCTTGATGCAAGGCCCCGTGTTGGCTATTTTTATACTGGTAAAACAGGATTTGAATTAATAACCGAAAAGGTAAAAAAATACAAGGTACATGAATTCCAGCAAATCCCGATCATTGTTAAAGAAAGTACCTCTGTATATGATGCTATTTCAACGATGTTTTTGGAAGATGTAGGCACATTGTTTGTAGTAAATGAGAACTCTTGTTTAACAGGAATTTTGTCACGGAAAGATTTACTTAGAGCTAGTATTGGCCAAAAAGATTTGAACGCAATCGCTGTCCATATCATCATGACAAGAATGCCGAATATTACAGTATGTCGCAAGGATGATTTACTACTGGATGTAGCCAATAAATTAATTAATAAACAAATAGATGGGCTGCCAGTAGTTAAAGATACAGAGAATGGATTAGTAGTCATCGGTCGTGTGACAAAAACAACGATAACTAGAGCATTTGTAGAGCTGACAAATGAGAAATCTATATAA
- the glyS gene encoding glycine--tRNA ligase subunit beta, with protein MAKDVIIEIGLEELPARFIDDAEKQFLDKAAKALTELRISYESITSFSTPRRLAVQIKDVAEFQTTIEEEAKGPTESIAKDADGNWTKAAIGFTRGQGKTPEDIYFKELKGVNYIFVKKHIEGKPTMELLPVFKEIIESIQFGKNMRWGTETLKYARPIRWLVALYGSDVIPFEIARVHTSNKTFGHRFLGKEIILDNPEQYQSVLLENYVIADPDERERLILEGIHELEEKEGFTIPVDSKLLNEVRNLVEYPTVFLGSFEEEYLVLPSEVLITSMKEHQRYFPVISREGKLLPHFIGVRNGDNQSIETVIRGNEKVLRARLADAKFFFEEDKKQSIDFYLEKLNRVVFQVKLGTIREKVDRVVHITKELTKLLGLDEREQKLAIRAAEISKFDLMTNMVNEFTELQGVIGEKYATYFGEDPTVAKAISEHYLPRQANGELPETVVGAVVSIADKIDTIVGCISVGLKPTGSQDPYGLRRQATGILRILSARKWNISLEKIMGITQSLYQTLTIEQAKEEDVTRDLHEFFQLRAAFLLKELAVEQDVIQAVVHKEIGIFYYTEEKAKLLSTKRNEEDFKPIQEALVRLLNLANKIEQMEVNPSLFETDSERVLFSQYEDSVAAYSTASNNKDAQLALSILSELSKPIHAFFDNNMVMTDNIQVRNNRLALINRIASLVTDFADLSLIEWKQHF; from the coding sequence ATGGCTAAAGATGTCATTATTGAAATTGGTTTAGAAGAATTACCAGCGCGTTTTATAGATGACGCCGAAAAGCAATTTCTTGATAAAGCTGCCAAAGCTTTAACAGAATTACGGATTTCATATGAGTCGATTACTTCTTTTTCTACACCAAGAAGATTAGCAGTACAAATCAAAGATGTGGCAGAATTTCAAACTACAATTGAAGAAGAAGCAAAAGGACCTACAGAGAGCATTGCGAAAGATGCAGATGGAAATTGGACAAAAGCTGCAATCGGATTTACAAGAGGGCAAGGAAAGACACCAGAGGATATCTATTTTAAGGAATTAAAAGGTGTAAATTATATCTTTGTCAAAAAGCATATTGAGGGTAAACCAACAATGGAGCTATTACCAGTATTCAAAGAAATTATTGAGAGTATTCAGTTTGGTAAAAATATGCGCTGGGGAACAGAAACACTCAAATATGCAAGACCAATCCGCTGGTTAGTTGCATTATATGGAAGTGACGTTATACCATTCGAGATTGCCCGTGTTCATACTAGTAATAAAACGTTTGGGCATCGCTTCTTAGGTAAAGAGATTATCCTTGATAATCCTGAACAATATCAATCGGTATTACTTGAGAATTATGTCATTGCTGACCCGGACGAACGAGAACGGTTAATTTTGGAAGGTATCCATGAATTAGAAGAAAAGGAAGGCTTCACGATTCCGGTTGATTCAAAACTCCTAAATGAAGTGAGAAATTTAGTGGAGTATCCTACTGTTTTTCTTGGATCATTTGAAGAGGAATATTTAGTGTTACCTTCAGAAGTATTAATTACTTCAATGAAAGAGCATCAACGTTATTTCCCGGTTATATCTAGAGAAGGAAAGTTATTACCTCATTTTATTGGCGTTAGAAACGGGGATAATCAATCGATTGAAACTGTCATACGTGGGAATGAGAAAGTACTTCGAGCTCGACTGGCTGATGCGAAGTTCTTCTTTGAAGAGGACAAGAAACAATCAATTGATTTTTACTTAGAAAAATTAAATCGTGTAGTCTTCCAGGTGAAATTAGGAACGATTCGTGAAAAAGTTGACCGTGTGGTTCACATAACCAAAGAGTTGACAAAATTATTGGGCCTAGATGAAAGGGAACAGAAACTTGCGATAAGAGCTGCTGAAATTTCCAAGTTTGATTTAATGACCAATATGGTTAATGAATTTACAGAATTACAAGGAGTTATTGGTGAAAAATATGCAACCTATTTTGGTGAAGATCCAACTGTTGCAAAAGCAATTAGTGAGCATTATTTACCAAGACAAGCAAATGGTGAATTACCTGAAACCGTAGTTGGAGCAGTAGTCAGTATTGCAGATAAGATTGATACGATTGTTGGTTGTATTTCGGTTGGACTCAAACCAACTGGCTCTCAAGATCCGTATGGATTACGACGTCAAGCAACAGGTATATTACGAATACTTTCAGCAAGGAAATGGAATATTTCGCTTGAAAAAATCATGGGGATTACCCAATCCTTATATCAAACATTAACAATCGAACAAGCGAAGGAAGAGGACGTAACTCGAGATCTTCATGAATTTTTCCAACTTCGTGCAGCATTTTTATTAAAAGAATTGGCTGTTGAACAGGATGTTATTCAGGCAGTTGTTCATAAAGAAATTGGTATTTTCTACTATACAGAGGAAAAGGCAAAATTACTTTCTACAAAACGAAATGAGGAGGACTTTAAACCGATTCAGGAAGCATTAGTCCGTCTGCTGAATTTAGCTAATAAAATTGAACAAATGGAAGTTAATCCTAGCTTATTCGAAACCGATTCAGAACGAGTGTTATTTAGTCAATATGAAGATAGCGTTGCGGCATATAGCACGGCAAGCAATAACAAAGATGCACAATTGGCATTATCTATTTTAAGTGAGTTAAGTAAACCAATCCATGCTTTCTTTGATAATAATATGGTAATGACTGACAATATTCAGGTTAGAAATAATCGATTGGCCCTAATTAATCGGATTGCATCATTAGTAACCGACTTTGCGGATCTATCTCTAATAGAATGGAAACAGCATTTTTAA
- the glyQ gene encoding glycine--tRNA ligase subunit alpha, which translates to MNIQEMILTLQKHWSDQNCILVQAYDVEKGAGTMSPMTLLRSLGPEPWNVAYVEPSRRPADGRYGENPNRLYQHHQFQVIMKPSPDNIQELYLESLEKLGIDPLKHDIRFVEDNWENPTLGAAGLGWEVWLDGMEVTQFTYFQQIGGLEASPVTVELTYGVERLASYIQDKENVFDLEWTDGVTVRDIFFQPEYEHSKYTFTESNTEMLFQLFSMYEEEAKATMEKGLVFPAYDYVLKCSHTFNLLDAKGVISVTERTGYISRIRNLARSIAKSYVAERERLGFPMLKEEK; encoded by the coding sequence ATGAATATCCAGGAAATGATTTTAACATTACAAAAACATTGGTCTGATCAAAATTGTATTCTTGTTCAAGCATATGATGTGGAAAAGGGTGCTGGTACAATGTCACCAATGACATTGCTGCGTAGCTTAGGACCCGAGCCATGGAATGTTGCTTATGTGGAGCCATCAAGAAGGCCGGCAGATGGACGTTATGGTGAAAACCCAAATCGCTTATACCAGCATCATCAGTTTCAAGTAATTATGAAACCTTCACCAGATAATATTCAAGAGCTCTATTTAGAATCACTCGAAAAACTAGGGATTGATCCATTAAAACATGATATTCGATTTGTCGAGGATAACTGGGAGAACCCAACTTTAGGAGCTGCTGGGCTTGGTTGGGAAGTATGGTTAGATGGAATGGAAGTAACACAATTCACCTATTTCCAGCAAATTGGTGGACTTGAAGCAAGTCCAGTAACCGTAGAATTAACTTATGGAGTTGAACGACTGGCTTCTTATATTCAAGATAAAGAAAATGTGTTTGATTTAGAATGGACAGATGGTGTAACAGTAAGGGATATTTTCTTTCAACCAGAATATGAGCATTCGAAATATACGTTTACTGAATCGAATACAGAGATGCTCTTCCAGTTATTTTCCATGTATGAAGAGGAAGCGAAGGCAACAATGGAGAAGGGACTTGTCTTTCCAGCCTATGACTATGTTCTAAAATGTTCGCATACTTTTAATCTTTTAGATGCAAAAGGCGTAATTTCTGTGACGGAGCGGACTGGTTATATCTCGAGAATAAGAAATTTGGCAAGAAGTATCGCCAAGTCATATGTTGCCGAGCGTGAACGTCTTGGTTTCCCAATGTTAAAGGAGGAGAAATAA
- the recO gene encoding DNA repair protein RecO produces MLEKLDGIVVKAKDYGESHKIITVYSKRIGKFTALAKGAKKPKSRMAAVTQPFIYAQFFVYLNKGLSTIQQGEIIESFRPVREDIIKTAYAAYIMELTDKLLDAQAPDINLFEQLYGTLNWIADHEAAEVPIMMYELKLFKKGGFAPTVNECSNCRSKELPFAFSIAEGGFLCRRCIHLDENAIPLPESLTKILYLFVNVGLERVGNISIKPENLKLLRRILDAYYDQYGGYYLKSRKFLKQLDLLR; encoded by the coding sequence GTGCTTGAAAAATTAGATGGAATTGTCGTAAAAGCCAAGGATTATGGCGAGTCACATAAAATTATAACAGTTTATAGTAAAAGGATTGGCAAGTTTACAGCTCTTGCAAAAGGAGCGAAAAAACCGAAGAGTAGAATGGCTGCTGTGACACAGCCATTTATCTATGCTCAATTTTTTGTCTATTTGAATAAAGGATTAAGTACGATTCAACAGGGAGAAATAATCGAGTCCTTTCGTCCGGTTCGAGAAGATATTATTAAAACGGCCTATGCCGCATATATTATGGAATTAACTGATAAATTACTTGATGCACAGGCTCCAGACATAAATCTGTTTGAACAATTATATGGTACGTTAAACTGGATAGCGGATCATGAGGCCGCAGAGGTTCCAATCATGATGTACGAATTAAAATTATTTAAAAAAGGTGGCTTTGCCCCAACTGTTAACGAATGCAGTAATTGTAGAAGCAAAGAATTACCGTTTGCATTTTCCATCGCTGAAGGTGGGTTCCTTTGCAGACGCTGCATCCACCTAGATGAAAATGCTATCCCACTACCAGAATCGTTAACAAAGATTTTATATCTTTTCGTTAATGTTGGCTTAGAAAGGGTTGGCAATATCTCAATAAAGCCTGAGAATCTCAAATTATTACGCCGCATTCTCGATGCATATTATGATCAGTATGGCGGCTACTATTTAAAATCGAGAAAGTTCCTAAAGCAACTTGATTTGCTTAGGTAG
- a CDS encoding YqzL family protein: MVELTWKLFSETGNIETYLLLKELENGVNQPELGNLNDDKISTFDTNM; this comes from the coding sequence GTGGTAGAGCTAACATGGAAGCTTTTTAGTGAGACAGGAAACATTGAAACCTATTTATTATTAAAAGAATTAGAAAATGGAGTAAACCAACCTGAACTTGGAAATTTAAATGATGATAAAATATCAACTTTTGACACGAATATGTAG
- the era gene encoding GTPase Era — METNSFKSGFIAIIGRPNVGKSTFLNRVIGQKIAIMSDKPQTTRNKIQGVLTTDDAQIVFIDTPGIHKPKHRLGDFMMRIAENTLNEVDAIIFMINAKEGYGKGDQYILDKLQSVNSPVFLIINKIDLIHPNEILPLIEQYSKKGNFEEIIPISALEGNNVDHLLDVIKNHIPEGPQYYPSDQVTDHPERFIITELIREKVLELTREEVPHSIAVVMENLEQRDNNTIFIQAMIITERSTQKGILIGKQGSMLKNIGKNARKDIEALLGSKVYLELWVKVKKDWRNKQSQLNEFGFKNDEY; from the coding sequence ATGGAAACTAATTCATTTAAATCAGGATTTATCGCAATTATTGGCAGACCAAATGTAGGTAAATCGACATTCTTAAATCGAGTAATCGGTCAGAAAATCGCAATTATGAGCGATAAACCACAAACTACAAGAAATAAAATTCAAGGTGTGTTAACAACAGACGATGCACAAATCGTTTTTATCGATACACCTGGTATTCATAAGCCCAAGCATCGACTTGGTGATTTTATGATGCGGATAGCAGAAAATACACTGAATGAAGTAGATGCTATCATCTTTATGATTAATGCGAAAGAAGGATACGGTAAAGGCGATCAGTACATTTTGGATAAATTACAATCGGTAAACAGCCCTGTTTTTCTAATAATAAATAAAATCGACTTGATACATCCGAATGAGATCTTGCCATTAATTGAACAATATAGCAAAAAAGGTAATTTTGAAGAAATTATTCCGATCTCAGCATTGGAAGGAAATAATGTTGATCATTTACTTGATGTAATTAAAAATCATATTCCTGAAGGACCACAATATTATCCAAGTGATCAAGTAACCGATCATCCAGAAAGATTTATTATAACCGAATTAATTAGAGAAAAAGTTCTCGAGCTGACTAGAGAAGAAGTCCCACATTCGATAGCCGTTGTGATGGAAAACCTTGAACAAAGAGATAACAACACGATTTTCATTCAAGCGATGATTATTACAGAACGAAGTACTCAAAAAGGAATTTTAATTGGAAAACAAGGAAGTATGTTGAAAAATATCGGTAAAAATGCCAGAAAAGATATCGAAGCATTACTTGGTTCGAAAGTATATTTAGAGCTATGGGTTAAGGTGAAAAAAGATTGGAGAAACAAGCAAAGTCAGCTTAATGAGTTTGGATTTAAAAACGACGAATATTAA
- a CDS encoding diacylglycerol kinase family protein, translated as MKGKQKKIGFSYAWNGILETFMTESNFRFHLVAASLVAICGFTLQINRLEWAIILLTIGLVLVAELTNSAIEKIIDYLRPEIHPAAKIIKDAAAGSVLIAALISVMVGCIIFIPKILELL; from the coding sequence TTGAAAGGTAAGCAGAAAAAGATTGGTTTTTCATATGCATGGAATGGAATCCTTGAGACATTTATGACCGAATCTAATTTTAGATTTCATTTAGTTGCTGCCAGCCTTGTGGCAATTTGTGGTTTCACTTTACAAATCAATCGTTTGGAGTGGGCAATTATTTTGCTTACAATTGGTCTAGTACTTGTTGCTGAACTCACGAATAGTGCGATTGAAAAAATAATCGACTACCTGCGACCAGAAATACATCCCGCAGCCAAAATAATCAAAGATGCAGCTGCAGGGTCAGTTCTTATTGCTGCATTAATTTCTGTCATGGTAGGCTGCATTATTTTTATACCGAAAATACTCGAACTATTATAA
- the ybeY gene encoding rRNA maturation RNase YbeY: MYIDFIDKTKSVPSDYIDLLHRLINFAAEQEGISSEAEISINFVENKEIQELNRNYRQKDAPTDVISFAMQESLDNEIEIIGEELPLTLGDIVISIDKAKEQAADYNHSFERELAFLAVHGFLHLLGYDHMNKADEEKMFKRQDELLGEFGIER, encoded by the coding sequence ATGTACATTGATTTTATTGATAAAACGAAGTCCGTACCATCCGATTATATTGATCTGCTACATCGACTAATTAACTTTGCTGCTGAGCAGGAAGGTATTTCAAGCGAAGCTGAAATATCAATAAACTTCGTCGAGAACAAAGAAATTCAAGAGTTAAATCGAAATTATCGTCAAAAGGATGCGCCAACAGATGTTATATCTTTTGCGATGCAGGAATCACTGGATAATGAAATCGAGATTATAGGTGAAGAACTACCATTAACGTTAGGTGATATTGTTATTTCTATAGATAAGGCGAAGGAGCAGGCAGCTGATTATAATCATTCATTCGAAAGAGAGTTAGCGTTTCTAGCAGTGCATGGATTCCTTCATTTACTCGGTTATGATCATATGAATAAAGCAGATGAGGAAAAGATGTTTAAACGCCAAGATGAGTTATTAGGTGAATTCGGCATTGAAAGGTAA